The following coding sequences are from one Myxococcus stipitatus window:
- a CDS encoding kelch repeat-containing protein, whose product MGDRLSVGVSVESPEKCSHRYTWSANVGEVSPPRNVARSSEVDWTVACGPSGTPPVLTVTVTNVHGLSSTARFPMMVACERWSSAGSMVSGRSGHAATVLPSGKVLVTGGAGPTGSVFTAELYEPDTGTWTTLRRMSAPRAGHTATVLPSGRVLVAGGTGDGGPIATAELFDPETKTWTVTGSMANGRAHHTATLLPGSGQVLVTSGTGSNGELATAELYDPNTGTWKSTGALASARTGPTATVLASGRVLVAGGSRNHNGLDSAEVYDPLTGTWATTGRMSTGRYQHTASVLSSGKVLVAGGGSSNTASAEIYDPARGTWASTGAMTQGRQAHTAGVLPSGKVLVVGGLATDATAEVFDPDTGAWQATRGMAVDRYEHVLSVLPSGEVLVTGGKSILGSGPLASAERYGLAAGSWSESSRMPSARVGLWAGITHSGQVLVLGSPTQAGAREVTAVDAYDPATNTWQTVDNQQVSLADSTVTLLPSGKLLMIGGTSIPNGPLLYDPATRSTRKTGPMLQNRTGHTATLLPSGKVLVVGGQVDSSLLATAEIYDPSSDTWTATTAMSTRRVRHTASLLPSGKVLVAAGSSGDALATAELYDPATGTWGPTGNLTAAREHHSATVLPSGRVLAVGGENAWSGASAAEVYDPGSGTWTSVPGGISGRYHHTADLLPSGRVLVAGGVTHVTGSLPDVEVYDAGTNTWRRAASMKWPRSRHASTLLSSGRLLVVGGYGEFSAVTSELYDPATDTWSDTGGMRAARSLHTATMLPSGQVLLVGGHAETAHLSGAELYDPASGIWKTTGRLNQARASHTATVLPSGGVLVAGGRNGEGVLSTSELYNPVSGTWASLGSMAQARVGHTATLLASGKVLVTGGTGNSGALATAELYNPTTGTWSATGTMRQARAEHSATVLPSGHVLVVGGSSAGGVSSGAELYDPATGTWTSTGDLHMARGAHTAILLKDGKVLVAGGDGGGSSGALATSELYDPAAGTWTLVGNLRAPRQSHTMSMLESGVVLVAGGSAVHASLPIAEVFDPSTGTWTAAGSMAIPRRNHTAVVLGSGQVLMAGGSTGQDGSLAAVSSTELYAP is encoded by the coding sequence GTGGGAGACCGCCTGTCGGTCGGCGTCTCCGTGGAGTCTCCGGAGAAGTGCTCGCACCGCTACACCTGGTCCGCCAACGTGGGGGAGGTGAGCCCGCCGCGCAACGTGGCCCGCTCCAGCGAAGTCGACTGGACCGTCGCCTGTGGCCCGAGCGGCACGCCGCCCGTCTTGACGGTGACGGTGACCAACGTCCACGGCCTCTCCAGCACCGCGCGCTTCCCGATGATGGTGGCCTGCGAGCGCTGGTCCTCCGCCGGCAGCATGGTCTCCGGTCGCTCCGGCCACGCGGCCACCGTGCTGCCCTCCGGCAAGGTGCTGGTCACCGGCGGGGCGGGCCCCACCGGGAGCGTCTTCACGGCCGAGCTGTACGAGCCGGACACCGGCACCTGGACGACGCTGCGCCGCATGTCCGCTCCGCGCGCGGGGCACACCGCGACGGTGCTGCCCTCCGGGCGCGTGCTCGTCGCGGGCGGCACCGGGGACGGGGGCCCCATCGCCACGGCGGAGCTGTTCGACCCGGAGACGAAGACGTGGACCGTCACCGGCAGCATGGCGAACGGCCGGGCCCACCACACCGCGACGCTGTTGCCCGGCTCCGGCCAGGTGCTGGTGACGAGCGGCACGGGCAGCAACGGCGAGCTGGCCACCGCGGAGCTGTACGACCCGAACACGGGCACGTGGAAGTCCACGGGCGCGCTCGCCTCCGCGCGCACGGGCCCCACGGCGACGGTGCTGGCCTCCGGCCGCGTGCTCGTCGCGGGCGGCTCGCGCAACCACAACGGGCTCGATTCCGCGGAGGTCTATGATCCGCTCACGGGGACCTGGGCGACCACCGGCCGCATGAGCACCGGCCGCTACCAGCACACCGCCAGCGTGCTGTCCTCGGGCAAGGTGCTCGTGGCGGGCGGCGGCTCCTCCAACACCGCCAGCGCCGAAATTTACGACCCGGCGCGGGGCACGTGGGCGTCGACCGGCGCCATGACCCAGGGCCGTCAGGCGCACACCGCGGGCGTGCTGCCCTCGGGCAAGGTGCTCGTCGTGGGCGGGCTCGCCACCGACGCCACCGCGGAGGTCTTCGACCCGGACACCGGGGCGTGGCAGGCCACGCGGGGCATGGCCGTCGACCGGTACGAGCATGTCCTGAGCGTGCTGCCCTCGGGCGAGGTGCTCGTCACGGGCGGCAAGTCCATCCTCGGGTCCGGCCCGCTGGCCTCGGCGGAGCGCTACGGGCTGGCGGCCGGCTCCTGGTCGGAGTCGAGCCGCATGCCGTCGGCGCGCGTGGGCCTCTGGGCGGGCATCACCCACTCGGGGCAGGTGCTGGTGCTGGGCAGCCCGACGCAGGCGGGCGCGCGCGAGGTCACCGCGGTGGATGCGTATGACCCCGCGACGAACACCTGGCAGACCGTCGACAACCAGCAGGTCTCCCTGGCGGACAGCACCGTGACGCTCCTGCCCTCGGGCAAGCTGCTGATGATTGGCGGTACGTCCATCCCCAATGGGCCCTTGCTGTACGACCCGGCCACGCGCAGCACGCGCAAGACGGGGCCGATGCTCCAGAACCGCACCGGCCACACCGCCACGCTGCTGCCGTCCGGCAAGGTGCTGGTCGTCGGTGGGCAGGTCGACAGCAGCCTGCTGGCGACCGCGGAGATCTACGACCCGTCCTCCGATACCTGGACCGCCACGACGGCCATGTCCACGCGCCGCGTGCGCCACACCGCCAGCCTGCTGCCGTCCGGCAAGGTGCTGGTGGCCGCTGGGAGCAGCGGGGACGCGCTCGCCACGGCGGAACTGTACGACCCCGCGACCGGGACCTGGGGCCCCACGGGCAACCTGACCGCGGCGCGTGAGCACCACTCCGCCACGGTGTTGCCGTCTGGACGGGTGCTCGCGGTGGGCGGGGAGAACGCGTGGTCCGGCGCGTCGGCCGCCGAGGTCTACGACCCCGGCTCCGGCACCTGGACGTCCGTGCCGGGCGGCATCTCGGGGCGCTACCACCACACCGCGGACCTGCTGCCGTCCGGGCGGGTGCTCGTCGCCGGCGGTGTCACCCACGTCACCGGCTCCCTGCCCGACGTGGAGGTCTATGACGCGGGGACGAACACCTGGAGGCGCGCGGCGAGCATGAAGTGGCCGCGCTCGCGGCATGCCTCGACGCTGCTGTCGTCGGGCCGGCTGCTGGTGGTGGGGGGGTATGGCGAGTTCTCCGCGGTGACGTCGGAGCTGTATGACCCCGCGACGGACACGTGGAGCGACACGGGCGGCATGCGCGCGGCGCGCTCGCTGCACACCGCCACCATGCTCCCCTCCGGACAGGTGCTCCTCGTGGGCGGCCACGCGGAGACGGCGCACCTCTCCGGCGCCGAGCTGTACGACCCGGCGTCGGGTATCTGGAAGACGACCGGCCGGCTGAACCAGGCGCGCGCCAGCCACACCGCCACCGTGTTGCCGTCGGGCGGCGTGCTGGTGGCGGGCGGGCGCAACGGCGAGGGCGTGCTCTCGACGTCGGAGCTGTACAACCCGGTGTCGGGGACCTGGGCCTCGCTCGGCTCCATGGCGCAGGCGCGCGTGGGCCACACCGCGACGCTGCTCGCGTCCGGCAAGGTGCTCGTCACCGGCGGCACGGGCAACAGCGGCGCGTTGGCGACGGCGGAGCTGTACAACCCGACGACCGGTACCTGGAGCGCCACGGGCACCATGCGTCAGGCGCGCGCCGAGCACTCCGCCACGGTGCTGCCCTCCGGCCACGTCCTGGTGGTGGGCGGCTCCTCCGCCGGCGGCGTCTCCAGCGGGGCCGAACTGTACGACCCTGCGACCGGCACCTGGACGTCCACGGGCGACCTGCACATGGCCCGCGGCGCGCACACGGCCATCCTGCTGAAGGACGGCAAGGTGCTCGTGGCGGGGGGCGACGGAGGGGGTTCATCCGGGGCCCTGGCGACGTCGGAGCTGTATGACCCGGCGGCGGGGACGTGGACGCTCGTGGGCAACCTGCGGGCGCCGCGCCAGAGCCACACCATGAGCATGCTGGAGTCGGGCGTCGTCCTGGTGGCGGGCGGCTCCGCCGTCCATGCGTCGCTGCCCATCGCGGAGGTGTTCGACCCCAGCACCGGGACGTGGACGGCCGCGGGCAGCATGGCCATTCCCCGCAGGAACCACACCGCCGTCGTGCTCGGCTCCGGCCAGGTGCTGATGGCCGGTGGCTCCACGGGCCAGGACGGCAGCCTTGCCGCCGTCTCCAGCACGGAGCTCTACGCGCCGTGA
- a CDS encoding ELWxxDGT repeat protein encodes MSWRGGWVVSLLVVGAGCGGALPEEGGTGAEAASAPLPAELASCLPTAADTQRLQAVFPPSELGVPRLAYGPGGFTDFGGTLFFAANFEDGRRGLWKSDGTAAGTVEVKSFPVTEGPMTPAVAQLTPASSQLFFQAADATHGLELWVSDGTGAGTRFVKDLTPGAGDSYLSHLTASGNALVFFKETYDPANSTTRYELWVSDGTASGTVPVHDFGTSIELSNESVGVDGALRFFVHERGGGTSLWRTDGTAAGTVPLKRLTSGPDAFIRDLRTSGGLSLFMMYEDSGLRELWKTDGTAAGTLRLASFGPSRDVRALGALGAYAYVTTTSYTTQYMVLYRVPLTGGNPTSFFTLPNDYTSQGEAFPYIDAVSQAPGGSKLFFSVTIGSNGPGPRDTQLWVTDGTAAGTRLLRRPLSLSDEYGSPVHAVADDLVLFTAFEGGGGAGIEPWVSNGLPEGTRRLEDIVPGGGSSYPREFFPLGSRVYFSAYDETEAVQPWFVSLPDTCVAPGVARPSGSGE; translated from the coding sequence ATGTCGTGGCGCGGTGGGTGGGTGGTGTCGTTGCTGGTGGTGGGGGCGGGCTGCGGAGGGGCGCTGCCGGAAGAAGGGGGGACGGGAGCGGAGGCGGCCTCGGCCCCGCTCCCGGCGGAGCTGGCGTCCTGCCTCCCGACGGCGGCGGACACCCAGCGGCTCCAGGCGGTGTTCCCTCCTTCGGAGCTGGGAGTCCCGCGCCTGGCCTATGGACCCGGCGGGTTCACGGACTTCGGGGGCACGCTGTTCTTCGCGGCGAACTTCGAGGACGGCCGCCGCGGCCTCTGGAAGAGTGATGGCACCGCGGCGGGGACGGTGGAGGTGAAGTCCTTCCCCGTCACGGAGGGGCCGATGACGCCCGCGGTGGCCCAGCTCACCCCGGCCTCCTCCCAGCTCTTCTTCCAGGCGGCGGATGCCACGCATGGCCTGGAGCTGTGGGTGAGCGACGGCACGGGCGCGGGCACCCGCTTCGTCAAGGACCTGACACCTGGCGCGGGGGACTCGTACCTCTCGCATCTGACGGCGTCCGGCAACGCGCTCGTCTTCTTCAAGGAGACCTACGACCCCGCCAACTCGACGACCCGCTACGAGCTGTGGGTCTCCGACGGCACGGCGTCCGGGACGGTTCCGGTCCACGATTTCGGCACGAGCATCGAGCTGAGCAACGAATCGGTCGGCGTGGATGGGGCGCTGCGCTTCTTCGTCCACGAGCGGGGTGGCGGCACCTCGCTGTGGCGCACGGATGGCACCGCCGCGGGGACCGTCCCGCTCAAGCGGCTGACCTCCGGGCCGGACGCGTTCATCCGCGACCTGCGCACCTCCGGTGGGCTGTCGCTCTTCATGATGTACGAGGACTCGGGGCTGCGGGAGCTGTGGAAGACGGATGGCACCGCGGCGGGCACGCTGCGGCTGGCCTCCTTCGGCCCATCGCGTGACGTCCGCGCGCTGGGCGCGCTGGGCGCGTATGCCTACGTGACGACGACGTCGTACACCACGCAGTACATGGTGCTGTACCGCGTGCCGCTCACGGGGGGCAACCCGACCTCGTTCTTCACCCTGCCCAACGACTACACGTCGCAGGGCGAGGCCTTCCCGTACATCGACGCCGTCAGCCAGGCGCCGGGGGGCTCGAAGCTCTTCTTCTCGGTCACCATCGGCAGCAATGGCCCGGGGCCTCGCGACACCCAGCTCTGGGTGACGGACGGCACCGCCGCGGGGACCCGCCTGCTGCGCCGCCCGCTCAGCCTGTCCGACGAGTACGGCTCGCCCGTGCATGCCGTGGCGGACGACCTCGTGCTCTTCACCGCCTTCGAGGGCGGCGGCGGCGCGGGCATCGAGCCCTGGGTGAGCAACGGCCTGCCCGAGGGAACGCGCCGGCTGGAGGACATCGTCCCGGGCGGCGGCTCGTCCTACCCGCGCGAGTTCTTCCCGCTCGGCTCCCGCGTGTACTTCAGCGCCTATGACGAGACCGAGGCCGTCCAGCCCTGGTTCGTCTCGCTGCCCGACACCTGCGTCGCGCCCGGCGTGGCGCGCCCGTCCGGCTCCGGGGAGTGA
- the opgC gene encoding OpgC domain-containing protein has translation MPRRPELDALRGILLVLMTLTHLPTRLNAYSSQPLGFISAAEGFVFLSAFLVGVTQTRPRKPGVSVWRGLWRRALKVYRYHVALLVFAFSVIGTLGLMGDRPAIRNLLAFFHQEPLTALVGSLVLLYCPPLLDILPLYVVLLVLTPLVLEGAHRLGWTRVLVLSGVVWLAAQVGLKHALYDWLEAFPGSPARFDTSGAFDLFAWQFLWTLGVWRGVEHVRTPSRPAPLPPLALAGALLLSAAFLGVRYELFGAGVVTQWAPALFDKWTLGPLRLVNFWVVAVLVSRGAPPLVARLKPRLLAMLGSASLPVFATHLVLCLLSLALLNEHEEPLDGVEEFAVLVVTFALMLLVAARHQRGGPLTRAQPLLTPGE, from the coding sequence ATGCCACGTCGCCCCGAGCTCGACGCCCTGCGGGGAATCCTCCTCGTCTTGATGACGCTCACGCACCTGCCGACGCGGCTGAACGCGTACAGCAGCCAGCCGCTGGGCTTCATCTCCGCGGCCGAGGGCTTCGTGTTCCTGTCCGCGTTCCTGGTGGGCGTGACGCAGACCCGCCCCCGGAAGCCCGGGGTGTCTGTGTGGCGAGGGTTGTGGCGACGGGCCCTCAAGGTCTACCGCTACCACGTGGCGCTGCTGGTGTTCGCGTTCAGCGTCATCGGGACGCTCGGGCTGATGGGAGACCGCCCCGCCATCCGCAACCTGCTGGCCTTCTTCCACCAGGAGCCGCTCACCGCGCTCGTCGGCAGCCTCGTGCTGCTCTACTGCCCTCCCCTGTTGGACATCCTCCCGCTGTACGTCGTGCTGCTGGTGCTGACGCCCCTGGTCCTCGAGGGGGCGCACCGCCTCGGGTGGACGCGGGTGCTGGTGCTCAGCGGCGTGGTGTGGCTGGCGGCGCAGGTGGGGCTCAAGCACGCCCTCTACGACTGGCTGGAGGCCTTCCCCGGCTCGCCCGCGCGCTTCGACACCTCCGGCGCTTTCGACCTGTTCGCCTGGCAGTTCCTCTGGACGCTCGGCGTCTGGCGGGGGGTGGAGCACGTCCGGACGCCCTCGCGGCCCGCGCCGCTCCCACCCCTGGCGCTCGCGGGCGCGCTCCTGCTGTCCGCCGCGTTCCTCGGGGTCCGCTACGAGCTGTTCGGGGCTGGCGTCGTCACGCAGTGGGCCCCCGCCCTGTTCGACAAGTGGACGCTGGGGCCGCTGAGGCTGGTGAACTTCTGGGTCGTCGCCGTCCTGGTCAGCCGGGGGGCCCCGCCGCTGGTCGCGCGGCTGAAGCCCCGGCTGTTGGCGATGCTGGGCAGCGCGTCGCTCCCGGTCTTCGCGACGCACCTGGTGCTCTGCCTGCTCAGCCTGGCCCTCCTCAACGAGCACGAGGAGCCCCTCGACGGGGTCGAGGAGTTCGCCGTGCTCGTGGTCACCTTCGCCCTCATGCTCCTCGTCGCGGCCCGCCATCAACGCGGCGGGCCGCTCACGCGCGCCCAGCCCCTGCTGACCCCGGGCGAGTGA
- a CDS encoding CotH kinase family protein, giving the protein MSISLPIALGEAPPAPSSRAAVRSPRGALVGAVLAAFTACRGADSVETVPAEVVEPRVFIEAMDNELHVLRGALQGHTPFVRVELYAGGLRVGEAVLEDGRWSIPWKPTEDSASLEVVAYDVAGAEVRARLDFQRLRFGDADGLVAAEALLTLPTEEGTTTHYTLDGSLPTPASPAYHAPLVLLPRQGQPAPLSAIRTNPADAPGEWRWSPPDGPVTLATVVRIQRYAGDTPVGPSQARTWLIGQKPYTLPVLSLVTDAANFFDAERGIYVPGLTHQANPSWENAWGTGNYMQDGKEWERPVHVEWFDETGAPVLAQNAGVRIHGSGSAALPQKSLRLYAKEDYGPETFQAAFFPGHPLDDFKRLIVRTSGQDQLWTKLRDCTLQGLLRDTTSLALQACQPTVMFLDGEYWGLHELRERYDEYYLAGHHGLDRKKVVILEGVGELDTGEEDDVEPYRELLAFVKAHDLSVPEHFAHVEARIDVDDFIDYQIAQLYFDNTDWPHNNVKFWRYRGGKAGASPATADGRWRWLVYDLDTAAMDGPEADSLTRVLAGASLPEDSVVLLRGLMKSPAFKERFLARFGWHLENTFAPERVLAALDQAADRLAPELPEHIARWRSPRSLEQWHLDMERLRDFARRRPDILRRQLEATVAPY; this is encoded by the coding sequence ATGAGCATCTCCCTCCCCATTGCCTTGGGGGAGGCGCCCCCCGCGCCCTCCTCGCGCGCCGCCGTCAGGTCCCCTCGGGGCGCGCTGGTCGGCGCCGTCCTCGCAGCATTCACCGCGTGTCGCGGGGCGGACTCCGTCGAGACCGTGCCCGCGGAGGTGGTGGAGCCGCGCGTCTTCATCGAGGCGATGGACAACGAGCTGCACGTGCTGCGCGGCGCGCTCCAGGGCCACACCCCCTTCGTGCGCGTGGAGCTGTACGCGGGTGGCCTGCGCGTGGGGGAGGCCGTGCTGGAGGACGGGCGGTGGAGCATCCCGTGGAAGCCGACGGAGGACAGCGCGTCCCTGGAGGTCGTCGCGTATGACGTCGCGGGCGCGGAGGTCCGCGCGCGGCTCGACTTCCAGCGTCTGCGGTTCGGAGACGCGGACGGGCTGGTGGCGGCCGAGGCCCTGCTCACGCTGCCCACCGAGGAGGGCACGACGACGCACTACACGCTGGACGGCTCGCTGCCGACGCCCGCCTCGCCCGCGTATCACGCCCCGCTCGTGCTGCTGCCGCGCCAGGGCCAGCCGGCACCCCTGAGCGCCATCCGCACCAACCCCGCAGACGCTCCAGGCGAGTGGCGCTGGAGCCCACCCGACGGCCCGGTGACGCTGGCGACGGTCGTCCGCATCCAGCGCTACGCGGGCGACACGCCCGTGGGCCCCAGCCAGGCGCGCACCTGGCTCATCGGCCAGAAGCCCTACACCCTGCCCGTGCTGTCGCTCGTGACGGACGCCGCGAACTTCTTCGACGCCGAGCGAGGCATCTACGTCCCCGGCCTCACCCACCAGGCCAATCCCTCCTGGGAGAATGCCTGGGGCACGGGGAACTACATGCAGGACGGCAAGGAGTGGGAGCGCCCCGTCCACGTCGAGTGGTTCGACGAGACCGGCGCGCCCGTGCTCGCGCAGAACGCGGGCGTGCGCATCCACGGCTCGGGCAGCGCGGCGCTGCCCCAGAAGAGCCTGCGGCTCTACGCGAAGGAGGACTACGGTCCGGAGACCTTCCAGGCCGCGTTCTTCCCCGGCCATCCGCTCGACGACTTCAAGCGGCTCATCGTCCGCACCTCGGGCCAGGACCAGCTGTGGACGAAGCTGCGCGACTGCACGCTCCAGGGGCTGCTGCGCGACACGACCTCGCTGGCGCTCCAGGCCTGCCAGCCCACGGTGATGTTCCTCGACGGCGAGTACTGGGGGCTGCACGAGCTGCGCGAGCGCTACGACGAGTACTACCTGGCGGGGCACCACGGGCTGGACCGGAAGAAGGTGGTCATCCTCGAGGGCGTGGGCGAGCTCGACACGGGTGAGGAGGACGACGTCGAGCCCTATCGCGAGCTGCTCGCCTTCGTGAAGGCGCACGACCTCTCGGTCCCCGAGCACTTCGCGCACGTCGAGGCGCGCATCGACGTGGACGACTTCATCGACTACCAGATCGCCCAGCTCTACTTCGACAACACGGACTGGCCGCACAACAACGTCAAGTTCTGGCGGTATCGCGGCGGCAAGGCCGGGGCGAGCCCCGCGACGGCGGATGGCCGGTGGCGCTGGCTCGTCTACGACCTGGACACGGCCGCCATGGATGGCCCCGAGGCGGACTCGCTGACGCGGGTCCTCGCGGGGGCCTCGCTCCCCGAGGACTCGGTCGTCCTCCTGCGCGGGCTCATGAAGTCGCCCGCCTTCAAGGAGCGCTTCCTGGCCCGCTTCGGCTGGCACCTGGAGAACACCTTCGCGCCCGAGCGCGTGCTCGCGGCGCTGGACCAGGCCGCGGACCGGCTGGCGCCGGAGCTGCCCGAGCACATCGCGCGCTGGCGCTCACCCCGCTCGCTGGAGCAGTGGCACCTGGACATGGAGCGCCTGCGCGACTTCGCGCGGCGCCGCCCCGACATCCTCCGGCGACAGCTGGAGGCGACCGTGGCCCCCTACTGA
- a CDS encoding S8 family serine peptidase has translation MRKSPWSLCSLAFLALTGACAGSVDEAGPEREAAAPPTAQRYIVVLAPSSPDGRVQAKAVRQQALDIARDHETRVMRTFSHVLPAFVADLDEPRAAALRADPRVALVERDARVRVSGQRPVSSWGLDRVDQRDLPLDGLYRAAGTGAGVHGYVVDTGIRSTHSEFAGRMGAGFDGLEPGGAAEDCHGHGTHVAATLGGTTWGVAPGVTLHAVRVLDCEGEGTTSGVIAGLDWIAANHESPAVANLSLILEPSEALDQAVRNTLAAGVTIVAAAGNRSEDACGGSPARVEEVLTVGATRADDHRASFSNYGPCVDLFAPGDEIRSADIADDDATEVRSGTSMATPHVAGAAALFLAARPSATPAQVAAALIGAAAPGRVSEVGPDSPDLLLQNDVVPMTWDSRPPNVLLLTPWAGAVVRDTVRVRMLAWDGETSVRRVDLWVDGHHRLSDETPPFELAWDTTREFNGQARVEVRAYDAGLNVRRSDSVLVTVRNPGIADFDPRLLAPTCSASTPACDTGRLVEGMGAVGPERNAPNTLASSCPDGDAGQYLGTSSLERLRVATLDGSPLAAGKQVKVSAWVHVLVPGYEQLGLFHAVDARQPNWTHLAQLPTSEMGLQELSTTFTLPTGGLQAIRGIFSHRDALQSCTPDDWVDHDDLAFAVKPSSR, from the coding sequence ATGCGGAAGTCACCCTGGAGTCTCTGCAGCCTCGCCTTCCTCGCCCTGACCGGGGCCTGCGCCGGTTCCGTGGACGAGGCCGGACCGGAACGGGAGGCCGCGGCGCCCCCGACGGCCCAGCGCTACATCGTGGTCCTCGCGCCGTCTTCCCCCGACGGGCGGGTGCAGGCCAAGGCCGTGCGCCAGCAGGCCCTGGACATCGCCAGGGACCACGAGACGCGCGTGATGCGGACGTTCAGCCATGTCCTCCCGGCCTTCGTCGCGGACCTCGACGAACCCCGCGCCGCGGCGCTCCGAGCGGATCCCCGCGTCGCCCTCGTCGAACGGGATGCGCGGGTGCGCGTGAGCGGACAGCGGCCCGTGTCCAGCTGGGGCCTGGATCGGGTCGATCAGCGGGACCTGCCGCTCGACGGCCTCTATCGCGCGGCGGGCACGGGCGCTGGCGTGCATGGGTACGTGGTCGACACCGGCATCCGGAGCACCCATTCGGAGTTCGCCGGCCGGATGGGGGCGGGCTTCGATGGCCTCGAGCCAGGAGGGGCCGCGGAGGACTGTCATGGCCATGGCACCCACGTCGCGGCCACCCTGGGTGGAACCACCTGGGGCGTGGCCCCCGGCGTGACGCTCCACGCCGTGCGCGTGCTGGACTGCGAGGGCGAGGGCACGACGTCCGGCGTCATCGCGGGCCTGGATTGGATCGCCGCGAACCACGAGTCCCCCGCGGTGGCGAACCTGAGCCTGATCCTGGAGCCGTCCGAGGCCCTGGACCAGGCGGTGCGCAACACCCTCGCCGCGGGCGTCACCATCGTCGCCGCGGCGGGCAATCGCAGCGAGGACGCGTGCGGCGGCTCACCCGCCCGTGTCGAGGAGGTCCTCACGGTGGGCGCGACCCGCGCGGACGACCACCGCGCCTCGTTCTCCAACTACGGCCCCTGCGTCGACCTGTTCGCCCCCGGGGACGAAATTCGCTCCGCCGACATCGCGGACGACGACGCGACGGAGGTGCGGTCGGGCACCTCCATGGCCACGCCCCACGTCGCGGGCGCGGCCGCGCTCTTCCTCGCTGCGCGTCCCTCGGCCACGCCGGCCCAGGTCGCCGCCGCGCTCATCGGCGCCGCCGCGCCCGGCCGCGTGTCGGAGGTGGGGCCCGACTCGCCGGACCTGCTGCTCCAGAACGACGTCGTGCCCATGACCTGGGACAGCCGCCCGCCGAACGTCCTCCTCCTCACGCCCTGGGCGGGCGCGGTGGTGCGGGACACGGTGCGCGTGCGGATGCTCGCCTGGGACGGCGAGACCTCCGTGCGTCGCGTCGACCTCTGGGTCGACGGCCACCACCGCCTGAGCGACGAGACGCCGCCGTTCGAGCTGGCCTGGGACACCACGCGGGAGTTCAACGGACAGGCCCGCGTGGAGGTCCGCGCCTATGACGCCGGGCTCAACGTCCGGCGGAGCGACTCCGTGCTGGTGACGGTGCGCAACCCGGGCATCGCCGACTTCGACCCGAGGCTCCTCGCGCCCACGTGCTCGGCCTCCACGCCCGCGTGCGACACCGGGCGGCTCGTCGAGGGCATGGGCGCCGTGGGCCCCGAGCGCAACGCCCCCAACACGCTGGCCTCGAGCTGCCCGGATGGGGACGCGGGCCAGTACCTGGGGACCTCGTCGCTGGAGCGGCTGCGCGTCGCGACGCTCGATGGAAGCCCCCTGGCCGCCGGCAAGCAGGTGAAGGTCTCCGCGTGGGTCCATGTGCTCGTCCCCGGCTATGAGCAGCTCGGCCTCTTCCACGCCGTGGACGCTCGCCAGCCGAACTGGACCCACCTCGCCCAGCTCCCGACCTCGGAGATGGGCCTCCAGGAGCTGTCGACCACGTTCACCCTCCCGACAGGGGGTCTCCAGGCCATCCGCGGCATCTTCTCCCACCGGGACGCGCTCCAGAGCTGCACGCCGGACGACTGGGTGGACCACGATGACCTGGCCTTCGCCGTGAAGCCCTCCAGCCGATAG